One region of Thermocrinis sp. genomic DNA includes:
- a CDS encoding FAD-dependent oxidoreductase, whose product MAKYDVVIVGAGGAGLRTAIEASMDPTIKVAVISKVYPTRSHTGAAQGGMNAALGNVIPEDSPASHAFDTIKGSDFLADQDAVFFMCENAPDIVYELDRWGVPFSRLPDGRIAQRPFGGASFPRTVFSADRTGHVILHTLFEQALARDNIDFYNEFFLLDIIHDGVRVKGVSVYDIKNGEVLNIQTKALVLATGGFARIYWQRSTNAVGNTGDGVAVALRAGLGLKDVEFIQFHPTGLAKTGILLSEACRGEGGYLLNALGERFMKRYAPEKMELAPRDMVSRAIEYEIREGRGVGSGTSAYVYLDLRHLGEAKIKERLPQVRQLAIDFEGVDPVKDLVPIRPTAHYCMGGIHITNYRTSATELEGLYAVGECACVSVHGANRLGGNSLTEILVFGKFCGISAREYAKQVDWLPLTEAERRRNVEFIERLMNREGSEKLADIRKKMGEIMWEKVGIFRDERSLQEAYQELSELLERWESIPVVDKSRIFNTNLVEVLELRNMLELARVVAFCALHRRESRGGHTREDYPNRDDENFLKHTLVYQRGDKLVIEYIPVNIFKYQPAHRTY is encoded by the coding sequence ATGGCAAAATACGATGTGGTTATTGTTGGAGCAGGTGGTGCGGGTTTAAGAACTGCTATTGAAGCCAGTATGGACCCAACCATCAAAGTAGCAGTCATCTCTAAGGTTTATCCTACACGTTCCCACACGGGTGCAGCTCAGGGAGGCATGAATGCAGCCCTTGGAAATGTGATCCCAGAAGATTCGCCCGCATCCCATGCCTTTGATACAATAAAAGGTTCAGACTTCTTAGCAGATCAGGATGCAGTTTTCTTTATGTGCGAGAATGCTCCGGATATTGTATACGAGCTTGACAGATGGGGTGTGCCTTTTTCACGCCTCCCAGATGGAAGGATAGCCCAAAGGCCCTTCGGTGGAGCATCTTTTCCGAGAACTGTTTTCTCCGCAGATAGAACAGGTCATGTTATACTCCACACTCTGTTTGAGCAGGCATTGGCGCGGGATAACATAGATTTTTACAACGAATTTTTTCTATTGGACATAATCCACGATGGTGTAAGGGTAAAAGGGGTTTCAGTTTATGACATAAAAAACGGAGAAGTCTTGAACATCCAAACCAAGGCGTTGGTCTTAGCCACAGGAGGTTTTGCCAGGATATACTGGCAGAGAAGCACCAATGCGGTTGGTAATACGGGTGACGGTGTGGCCGTTGCCCTAAGGGCTGGGTTGGGGCTTAAGGATGTGGAGTTTATACAGTTTCATCCTACGGGCCTGGCAAAGACGGGCATACTTCTTTCCGAAGCCTGTAGAGGTGAAGGTGGATATCTTTTAAATGCGCTTGGTGAGAGATTTATGAAAAGGTACGCACCTGAGAAGATGGAGTTGGCTCCCAGAGATATGGTCTCGAGGGCTATAGAGTATGAGATAAGAGAGGGAAGAGGGGTTGGCAGTGGCACCAGCGCTTATGTCTATTTGGACCTAAGACACCTGGGAGAGGCTAAGATAAAAGAAAGACTTCCACAGGTGCGCCAGCTTGCTATAGATTTTGAGGGTGTGGATCCTGTTAAGGACCTTGTTCCCATAAGGCCAACTGCCCACTACTGCATGGGTGGCATACATATAACTAACTACAGAACCAGCGCCACAGAGTTAGAAGGGTTGTATGCGGTGGGAGAGTGCGCATGCGTGTCTGTACACGGAGCAAATAGATTAGGGGGGAACTCTCTAACTGAAATACTCGTCTTTGGCAAGTTCTGTGGCATATCTGCAAGGGAGTATGCTAAGCAAGTAGACTGGCTACCTCTGACAGAGGCGGAAAGGAGAAGAAACGTAGAATTTATTGAAAGATTAATGAACAGAGAAGGGTCTGAGAAGTTGGCTGATATAAGAAAGAAAATGGGAGAAATAATGTGGGAAAAGGTGGGTATTTTCAGAGACGAAAGGTCTTTGCAAGAAGCCTATCAGGAACTAAGCGAGCTTTTGGAAAGATGGGAAAGCATACCGGTAGTGGACAAAAGCAGAATATTCAATACAAACTTGGTGGAAGTGTTAGAGCTCAGAAATATGCTGGAGTTAGCAAGAGTGGTAGCATTTTGCGCACTTCATAGAAGAGAATCAAGGGGAGGTCACACAAGGGAGGACTATCCAAACAGAGACGACGAGAACTTCTTAAAGCATACTCTAGTGTATCAAAGAGGGGACAAGCTGGTGATTGAGTACATACCAGTAAATATCTTTAAATATCAACCGGCCCATAGGACTTACTGA